From the genome of Variovorax sp. RA8, one region includes:
- a CDS encoding transposase: MSPRKVVCGPGDLWGKQAALKAIALHRADIDARMPALMAHLLDAQLHMLREIEQRVQTIEAELAIVQRESQSARQLRAVPGISLLGATALAATLGDGSGWRNGREFACALGLTPHHEGTGGKVRIGAISKRGDPYLRTLLVSGARAMLSQANPTPWIAQMLARRPANVVAVALGHKLARTAWALVAHGRSYDTQSHSVPPQRQTAQAMATP; this comes from the coding sequence GTGTCCCCGCGGAAGGTGGTCTGCGGACCGGGCGACTTGTGGGGCAAGCAGGCGGCCCTGAAGGCGATCGCCTTGCACCGTGCGGACATCGATGCTCGAATGCCCGCGCTGATGGCGCACCTGCTCGATGCGCAACTGCACATGCTGCGGGAGATCGAGCAGCGCGTGCAGACGATCGAGGCCGAACTGGCCATCGTGCAACGCGAGTCGCAAAGCGCACGGCAACTGCGCGCCGTCCCAGGGATCAGCTTGCTGGGTGCCACGGCCCTGGCGGCCACCTTGGGAGACGGCAGCGGCTGGCGCAACGGGCGCGAGTTTGCGTGCGCGCTGGGACTGACTCCGCACCACGAGGGCACCGGCGGCAAGGTGCGCATCGGGGCCATCAGCAAGCGCGGCGACCCTTACCTGCGCACTTTGCTCGTCAGCGGAGCGCGTGCAATGCTGAGCCAGGCCAACCCCACGCCCTGGATCGCGCAGATGCTCGCTAGGCGTCCGGCCAATGTCGTGGCCGTGGCGCTGGGGCACAAGCTGGCGCGCACGGCCTGGGCGCTGGTCGCCCACGGGCGCAGCTATGACACCCAGTCGCACTCGGTGCCACCACAACGCCAGACCGCGCAAGCGATGGCCACCCCATGA
- a CDS encoding 2-hydroxyacid dehydrogenase — protein MPDKIPLLVLNSLSSAHQAQIAAVYDMTYAPTAAERAAAIAAHGARYRAVLTIGVLGLTPDELAAMPKVELICAMGAGYECLPLEAARSRGIALANGAGTNDDCVADHAFGLLIGIVRGIRMLDRKCREGVWREAIPQPPNVSGKRLGILGLGTIGQKIAKRAAGFDMEVGYHNRKPREGVAHRYFGSLMALAGWADVLMVATPGGPGTRHLVDAGILDALGPQGFLVNISRGSVVDTEALAAALREGRIAGAGLDVYESEPMRPEPLIGLDNVLLTPHMAGWSPEATQASVDRFMANAEGHFAGRGVVSPI, from the coding sequence ATGCCCGACAAGATTCCCCTCCTGGTGCTCAACAGCCTCTCGAGCGCGCACCAGGCACAGATTGCCGCCGTCTATGACATGACTTACGCGCCCACGGCGGCCGAGCGCGCGGCCGCCATCGCCGCGCACGGCGCCCGTTACCGCGCGGTGCTGACCATCGGCGTGCTCGGGCTCACGCCCGACGAGCTGGCAGCGATGCCGAAGGTCGAGCTGATCTGCGCGATGGGCGCAGGCTACGAGTGCCTGCCACTGGAGGCGGCGCGCTCGCGGGGCATCGCGCTCGCCAACGGTGCCGGCACCAACGACGACTGCGTGGCCGACCATGCCTTCGGCCTGCTGATCGGCATCGTGCGCGGCATCCGCATGCTCGACCGGAAGTGTCGCGAGGGCGTGTGGCGCGAGGCGATCCCGCAGCCGCCCAATGTCTCGGGCAAGCGCCTGGGCATCCTCGGCCTCGGCACCATCGGCCAGAAGATCGCCAAGCGCGCCGCCGGCTTCGACATGGAGGTCGGCTACCACAACCGCAAGCCGCGCGAGGGCGTGGCGCACCGCTACTTCGGCAGCCTGATGGCGCTGGCCGGCTGGGCGGACGTGCTGATGGTCGCCACGCCGGGCGGCCCGGGCACGCGGCACCTGGTCGATGCCGGCATCCTCGATGCGCTCGGGCCGCAGGGCTTCCTGGTCAACATCTCGCGCGGCAGCGTGGTCGACACCGAGGCGCTCGCCGCCGCGCTGCGCGAGGGGCGCATCGCCGGCGCCGGGCTCGACGTCTACGAAAGCGAGCCCATGCGCCCCGAGCCGTTGATCGGCCTGGACAACGTGCTGCTGACGCCGCACATGGCCGGCTGGTCGCCCGAGGCCACGCAGGCCTCGGTAGACCGCTTCATGGCGAATGCCGAAGGGCATTTCGCCGGTCGCGGTGTGGTGTCGCCGATCTGA
- a CDS encoding acyl-CoA thioesterase, which produces MSVPANVSATLKSLPADMELVLKVIPLPADVNANGDIFGGWVMAQCDLAGSVIPARYAKGRMATVAVNEFVFKQPVRLGDILSFYSKLVRIGRTSVTVTVEVFAERFKAQGEYIKVTQATFTYVAIDDNGRPRAIVRE; this is translated from the coding sequence ATGTCTGTTCCTGCCAACGTCTCAGCCACCCTCAAGAGCCTGCCCGCCGATATGGAACTCGTGCTGAAGGTGATCCCGCTGCCGGCCGACGTCAATGCCAACGGCGACATCTTCGGCGGGTGGGTGATGGCCCAGTGCGACCTGGCGGGCTCGGTCATTCCGGCGCGCTACGCCAAGGGCCGCATGGCCACCGTCGCCGTCAACGAGTTCGTCTTCAAGCAGCCGGTGCGGCTCGGGGACATCCTGTCCTTCTACTCGAAGCTGGTGCGGATCGGCCGTACCTCGGTGACGGTCACGGTCGAGGTCTTCGCCGAGCGCTTCAAGGCGCAGGGCGAGTACATCAAGGTGACGCAGGCCACGTTCACCTACGTTGCGATCGATGACAACGGGAGGCCGCGGGCGATCGTCAGGGAGTGA
- a CDS encoding ABCB family ABC transporter ATP-binding protein/permease gives MRRSGEALPPAHHASASEPARSDRSDWATLRRLFPYLWRYKWRVLAALLFMVGAKVANVGVPVLLKNLVDTMTPKPDMAQALLVVPIALLVAYGLLRFSTSLFGELRELVFAKATEGAARSISLEVFRHLHALSLRFHLERQTGGMTRDIERGTRGVHSLISMSLYSIVPTIIELTLVLTILGVKFDALFVWITGVALVLYIAFTVTVTEWRTQFRRTMNELDSVAQSRAIDSLLNYETVKYFNNEEFEAGRYDASLDRYRRAAIKSQRTLSLLNTGQQLLIAVSLVLMLWRATAGVVEGRMTLGDLVMVNAFMIQLYIPLNFLGVIYREIKQSLTDLDKMFVLMEKEREVRDAPGARPLAGRDASVRFEDVSFAYEPARPILKHVSFEIPAGKTVAVVGPSGSGKSTLARLLYRFYDVQQGRILIGGEDIREVTQASVRQAIGIVPQDTVLFNDTIEYNIAYGRPGASHAEVEQAARAARIHDFIAATPKGYETPVGERGLKLSGGEKQRVAIARTLLKDPPILIFDEATSALDSANERAIQAELKSAAQNKTTLVIAHRLSTVVDAHEILVLESGVIVERGTHAQLLARDARYAQMWALQQIEAAEPVL, from the coding sequence ATGCGCCGTAGCGGCGAAGCCCTTCCCCCTGCCCATCACGCCTCGGCCAGCGAGCCGGCCCGGAGCGATCGCTCCGACTGGGCCACGCTGCGCCGGCTGTTTCCCTACCTCTGGCGCTACAAGTGGCGCGTCCTGGCCGCGCTGCTCTTCATGGTGGGAGCCAAGGTGGCCAACGTCGGCGTGCCGGTGCTGCTCAAGAACCTGGTCGACACCATGACGCCCAAGCCCGACATGGCGCAGGCGCTGCTGGTGGTGCCGATCGCGCTGCTGGTCGCCTACGGGCTGCTGCGCTTCTCGACCTCGCTATTCGGGGAACTGCGCGAGCTGGTCTTCGCCAAGGCGACCGAGGGCGCGGCGCGCAGCATCTCGCTGGAGGTGTTCCGGCACCTGCATGCGCTGTCGCTGCGCTTCCACCTGGAGCGGCAGACCGGCGGCATGACGCGCGACATCGAGCGCGGCACGCGCGGCGTGCATTCGCTGATCTCGATGTCGCTCTACAGCATCGTGCCCACCATCATCGAGCTGACGCTGGTGCTGACGATCCTGGGCGTGAAGTTCGACGCGCTCTTCGTCTGGATCACGGGTGTCGCGCTGGTGCTCTACATCGCGTTCACCGTCACGGTGACCGAGTGGCGCACCCAATTCCGCAGGACCATGAACGAGCTCGACTCGGTGGCGCAGAGCCGCGCCATCGATTCGCTGCTGAACTACGAGACGGTCAAGTACTTCAACAACGAGGAGTTCGAGGCGGGCCGCTACGACGCGAGTCTCGACCGCTACCGCCGCGCCGCCATCAAGAGCCAGAGGACGCTGAGCCTGCTCAACACCGGCCAGCAGCTGCTGATCGCGGTGAGCCTGGTGCTGATGCTGTGGCGCGCGACCGCGGGCGTGGTCGAGGGCCGGATGACGCTGGGCGACCTGGTCATGGTCAACGCCTTCATGATCCAGCTGTACATCCCGCTCAACTTCCTGGGCGTGATCTACCGCGAGATCAAGCAGAGCCTGACCGACCTCGACAAGATGTTCGTGCTGATGGAGAAGGAGCGCGAGGTGCGCGATGCGCCGGGCGCCCGGCCGCTTGCGGGGCGCGATGCCAGCGTGCGCTTCGAGGACGTGAGCTTTGCCTACGAGCCCGCTCGGCCGATCCTGAAGCATGTGAGCTTCGAGATCCCGGCCGGCAAGACGGTGGCGGTGGTCGGGCCCTCGGGCTCGGGCAAGTCCACGCTGGCGCGGCTGCTCTACCGCTTCTACGACGTCCAGCAGGGCCGCATCCTCATCGGCGGCGAGGACATCCGCGAGGTGACCCAGGCCAGCGTGCGCCAGGCCATCGGCATCGTGCCGCAGGACACGGTGCTCTTCAACGACACCATCGAATACAACATCGCCTACGGCCGTCCCGGCGCGAGCCATGCCGAGGTCGAGCAGGCGGCGCGGGCCGCGCGCATCCACGACTTCATCGCCGCGACGCCCAAGGGCTACGAGACGCCGGTCGGCGAGCGCGGCCTCAAGCTCTCCGGCGGCGAGAAGCAGCGGGTAGCGATCGCGCGCACGCTGCTGAAGGACCCGCCGATCCTGATCTTCGATGAGGCGACCTCGGCGCTGGACTCGGCCAACGAACGCGCGATCCAGGCCGAGCTCAAGAGCGCGGCGCAGAACAAGACCACTTTGGTGATCGCGCACCGGCTCTCGACCGTGGTCGACGCGCACGAGATCCTGGTGCTCGAAAGCGGCGTGATCGTCGAGCGCGGCACCCATGCGCAGCTGCTCGCCAGGGACGCGCGCTATGCCCAGATGTGGGCCCTGCAGCAGATCGAGGCTGCCGAGCCCGTTCTTTGA